One Cohnella candidum genomic region harbors:
- a CDS encoding glycine betaine ABC transporter substrate-binding protein yields the protein MNLLEVFAARKDDIVRAAIEHIQISLIALVIAIVISIPTGLILTRFPRLAPPVIGVASLFQTIPSLALLGFMIPLLGIGMVPAIVALTVYALLPILRNTYTGIVNVPKAMKEAGVGMGMTSFQVMTKVELPLALSVIMAGIRTATVMLIGVATLASLVGAGGLGDLIFRGISTVNTELILAGTIPAALLALLFDFLLARLEKAVTPRGVRTGGKPRSKTARRLEAALLAVVAIALLAGLAVKWLQPHRDSVAVGGKNFTEQDILAHMMASLIEAKTDLNVVRKTFLGGTQVTHSALVKGNIDLYPEYTGTGWTSVLKRQPVGGGPEETFRQVKASYEKNFGVTWLAPFGFNNTYTLSMRKDKAEQAGIRTFSDLAGKSPGLILGATHEFLERPDGFEGLRKAYGMNFKETKGLDPGLTYGAVRDGTTDVNDAFSTDGRIQAFHLTPLEDDKHFFPPYYAAPVIRQDTLKAHPELAEVLKLLAGKINDREMSLLNGQVDLEGKDARAVAENWLKAKGLLP from the coding sequence GGCGCCGCCGGTCATCGGGGTGGCCTCGCTGTTTCAGACGATTCCGAGCCTGGCCTTGCTCGGTTTCATGATTCCGCTGCTTGGCATCGGGATGGTTCCGGCCATCGTCGCTTTGACGGTATACGCCCTGCTGCCCATTTTGAGAAACACGTACACCGGCATCGTCAACGTGCCGAAGGCGATGAAGGAAGCCGGCGTCGGAATGGGGATGACGAGCTTCCAAGTGATGACCAAGGTGGAGCTCCCGCTGGCGCTCAGCGTCATCATGGCGGGGATTCGTACGGCGACGGTCATGTTGATCGGCGTCGCGACCTTGGCGTCCTTGGTCGGGGCGGGGGGACTCGGCGACCTGATCTTCCGCGGAATTTCCACCGTGAATACGGAGTTGATCCTGGCGGGAACGATTCCGGCGGCGCTGCTGGCTCTCCTCTTCGACTTCCTGCTCGCCAGGCTGGAAAAAGCGGTCACTCCCCGAGGAGTTCGAACGGGCGGGAAGCCTCGGTCGAAAACCGCCAGAAGGCTGGAAGCGGCGCTTCTCGCCGTCGTCGCGATCGCCCTGCTGGCGGGATTGGCCGTCAAGTGGCTGCAGCCTCATCGGGATTCCGTGGCGGTCGGCGGCAAAAATTTTACCGAGCAGGACATTCTGGCCCACATGATGGCGTCGCTCATCGAAGCCAAAACGGATTTGAACGTCGTTCGGAAAACCTTTCTGGGCGGTACCCAGGTGACGCACAGCGCCCTGGTGAAAGGAAACATCGATCTGTACCCCGAATACACCGGAACGGGATGGACGTCGGTGCTGAAGCGGCAGCCAGTGGGCGGGGGGCCGGAGGAGACCTTCCGCCAAGTCAAAGCCTCATATGAGAAGAATTTCGGCGTAACCTGGCTTGCTCCTTTCGGGTTCAATAACACGTACACTTTGTCGATGAGGAAAGATAAAGCGGAACAGGCCGGCATCCGGACCTTCAGCGATTTGGCCGGAAAATCGCCGGGATTGATACTGGGCGCCACGCATGAATTCCTGGAGCGCCCGGACGGCTTCGAGGGCTTGCGCAAGGCGTACGGAATGAACTTCAAGGAGACGAAAGGTTTGGATCCCGGGCTCACCTACGGCGCGGTGCGGGACGGCACGACGGACGTGAACGACGCGTTCTCCACCGACGGGCGGATTCAGGCTTTTCATCTAACGCCGCTTGAGGACGACAAACACTTCTTTCCGCCTTATTACGCGGCGCCGGTCATTCGACAGGATACGTTGAAGGCGCATCCCGAGTTGGCGGAAGTGCTGAAGCTGCTCGCCGGCAAAATCAACGACCGGGAAATGTCCTTGCTCAACGGGCAGGTGGATTTGGAGGGAAAAGACGCGCGGGCAGTGGCCGAAAATTGGCTGAAAGCGAAGGGCCTTCTTC